A part of Haladaptatus caseinilyticus genomic DNA contains:
- a CDS encoding MGH1-like glycoside hydrolase domain-containing protein: MLPESCTLAIDSGRQIIVDSKGDVSSTVPETGIDESDHRYLSELSVDVAARHGWEVLGRERRERGISTTLASSAVGSGRGEQRRWTLVKRLAITHTGVRTSVRLTNNTQSTRAVPVSVTLTPDFRHIFEVESFFSPRDNLNRSVTVSPQAAGCTFTGTLADGTENHVEVTGDPDLEPAVTSDSVVLSTEVTAPPASTQIITVDIDLPAGHRTTSNIDTTAEDLPNGDLIERARRTLDSLMLPCGVPAAGAPRFLAPFGRDSLIVGYQLLPFDSTVAERTLRFLAGEQGKEVDSSTVEAPGRIMHEKRYGDRPTVGESVRSPYYGTVDATPLFAALFADTVRQTGNETLRRELYSHAKAAIEWTLDEQDDDGFLRYDSHDHPLGLEHLGWKDSAEALAHPDGTPAQGSIALAEVQGYVYRALQRFEPLASDNEDDELAEECRTAAETLAVSFDADLWLPEQGCYALGADDSGVIPTVASNQGHAVWGGLGSDDRVARVVNRLTNEDMLTSAGLRTVASSHDSYDPLSYHRGSVWPHDTSIAAIGFAERGHRDAAESLSSRGLSALADTVRAGSPERFGFPELMVGVGDEAVCPGTVRHPDACLPAAWSAGSVFGFLQAQTYQLSIPRRS; this comes from the coding sequence ATGCTTCCTGAATCGTGTACGCTCGCCATCGATTCCGGACGGCAGATAATCGTCGATTCGAAGGGGGACGTTTCCTCCACGGTTCCCGAAACCGGTATCGACGAGTCCGACCACCGCTATCTTTCCGAACTCTCGGTCGACGTTGCTGCCCGTCACGGTTGGGAGGTTCTCGGTCGTGAACGCCGCGAGCGAGGGATATCGACGACGCTCGCCAGTTCGGCAGTCGGGTCCGGGCGAGGCGAGCAGCGGCGATGGACGCTCGTCAAACGGCTGGCGATTACACACACCGGAGTTCGGACGAGCGTTCGACTTACGAACAACACACAGTCCACGCGAGCAGTTCCTGTCTCAGTCACGCTTACACCCGACTTTCGCCACATCTTCGAGGTCGAATCGTTCTTCTCACCGCGTGACAACCTGAACCGGTCGGTCACGGTCTCCCCGCAAGCAGCGGGATGTACGTTTACGGGAACGCTCGCGGATGGAACGGAGAATCATGTCGAGGTCACAGGAGATCCCGACCTTGAACCGGCCGTCACCAGTGATTCCGTCGTCCTTTCTACCGAGGTGACGGCACCCCCCGCTTCGACACAGATAATCACCGTCGATATCGACCTTCCCGCCGGCCATCGAACAACCTCCAATATTGATACCACTGCCGAGGATTTACCCAACGGTGACCTCATTGAGCGGGCACGGCGGACCCTCGACTCGTTGATGCTCCCGTGCGGCGTTCCAGCAGCAGGAGCGCCACGATTCCTGGCGCCGTTCGGACGGGATTCGCTCATCGTCGGGTACCAACTCCTGCCGTTTGATTCGACCGTCGCGGAACGAACGTTGCGATTTTTGGCCGGGGAACAGGGAAAGGAAGTCGACAGTTCGACGGTCGAGGCCCCCGGTCGGATCATGCACGAGAAACGGTACGGGGATCGTCCTACTGTCGGCGAGAGCGTCCGGTCACCGTACTACGGTACGGTTGATGCAACACCGTTGTTCGCCGCGCTATTCGCCGACACCGTGCGGCAAACGGGGAACGAGACCCTCCGTAGGGAACTTTATTCGCACGCAAAAGCGGCCATTGAATGGACACTCGACGAACAGGACGATGACGGGTTCCTTCGATATGACTCTCATGACCACCCGCTCGGTCTTGAACACCTCGGATGGAAGGACAGTGCAGAAGCGCTCGCCCACCCCGATGGCACGCCCGCTCAAGGCTCGATCGCGCTCGCCGAGGTGCAGGGGTATGTTTACCGCGCACTCCAACGATTCGAACCACTCGCCAGCGACAACGAAGACGACGAACTCGCAGAGGAATGTCGAACAGCCGCCGAAACCCTCGCGGTGTCATTCGACGCTGACCTCTGGCTTCCCGAACAGGGATGCTACGCGCTTGGGGCCGACGACAGCGGCGTCATTCCGACCGTTGCCTCAAATCAGGGACACGCCGTGTGGGGCGGACTGGGAAGTGACGACCGCGTCGCTCGCGTCGTCAATCGACTGACCAACGAGGATATGCTGACATCGGCGGGACTCCGAACTGTCGCATCCTCGCACGACTCATACGACCCGCTCTCATATCATCGCGGGAGTGTGTGGCCGCACGATACAAGTATCGCCGCGATAGGGTTCGCGGAGCGCGGTCACCGGGACGCTGCCGAATCGCTCTCGTCGAGAGGGTTGTCGGCGCTCGCCGACACGGTTCGTGCGGGTTCGCCGGAGCGGTTCGGTTTCCCAGAACTCATGGTAGGGGTTGGCGACGAAGCTGTCTGCCCCGGAACCGTTCGCCATCCAGATGCGTGTCTTCCGGCAGCGTGGAGTGCCGGAAGCGTTTTCGGGTTCCTACAGGCGCAAACGTATCAATTGTCTATCCCGAGACGGTCGTAG
- a CDS encoding TrmB family transcriptional regulator, producing the protein MDTDELRTGLSEAGLSSYQIDAYVTLLNLGSASATSLAEKADVPRSRIYDVLRDLEEDGYVETYKQDSLRVRASEPSKVFQELQSRAETLSNTATEIRNRWQQPGVGSHRISVLKRVETVIERAEESIRDTTNQVHISVTPDQYYELAPALQACHENGVFVSVSFNTTHEEPTELPSDEELDGIVTEARHRHLPAPFLVLADREIACFAPHKKLAQYGAVFEDETLAYVFHWYFEAALWESWPLIYTSHDDSLPAEYVNIRRCIRDIAPLLSDGATIHATARGRKIGLKQTQTLSGEITDILYATGDHYEQDQIPSLSSLAGQATIVLRTDDGKFGVGGWGAVLEDLEADRIIIESVSYPNDGGDE; encoded by the coding sequence ATGGACACTGACGAACTTCGAACGGGCCTCTCGGAGGCTGGGTTGTCGTCTTACCAAATCGATGCGTACGTTACGCTGTTGAACCTCGGGAGCGCTTCCGCAACCAGCCTCGCTGAAAAAGCGGACGTTCCCCGGTCGCGTATTTACGACGTCCTCCGTGACCTAGAAGAAGACGGGTACGTGGAAACATACAAGCAGGACTCGCTTCGAGTACGTGCGAGTGAACCGTCGAAGGTATTTCAGGAACTACAATCGCGGGCGGAGACGCTTTCGAATACGGCGACCGAAATACGAAATCGGTGGCAACAACCTGGCGTCGGCAGCCATCGTATTAGTGTCCTCAAACGGGTCGAAACCGTCATCGAACGCGCGGAGGAATCGATACGCGACACAACTAATCAGGTCCACATTTCGGTAACACCTGACCAATATTACGAACTCGCTCCAGCTCTTCAAGCGTGCCACGAGAACGGCGTGTTTGTTTCCGTTTCGTTCAACACGACGCACGAAGAACCGACCGAACTCCCGTCCGACGAAGAGTTAGACGGCATCGTCACGGAAGCTCGTCACCGACATCTCCCGGCACCGTTTCTAGTGCTCGCGGACCGCGAAATCGCGTGTTTCGCCCCACACAAGAAACTCGCACAGTACGGTGCGGTGTTCGAAGACGAAACGCTCGCATACGTTTTCCACTGGTATTTCGAGGCGGCACTCTGGGAATCGTGGCCACTTATCTATACCAGCCACGACGATTCGCTCCCGGCGGAGTACGTGAACATCCGGCGGTGTATCCGCGACATCGCACCGCTACTCTCCGACGGTGCGACCATCCACGCCACCGCTCGTGGCAGGAAAATCGGGCTAAAACAGACACAGACACTCTCCGGAGAAATCACCGACATATTGTATGCTACTGGCGACCATTACGAACAGGACCAGATCCCATCGTTGTCCTCGCTCGCGGGGCAAGCCACCATCGTCCTACGAACGGACGACGGTAAATTCGGCGTCGGCGGATGGGGTGCCGTCCTCGAAGATTTAGAAGCAGACCGCATCATCATTGAGTCGGTTTCCTATCCGAACGATGGAGGAGACGAGTAA
- a CDS encoding ABC transporter substrate-binding protein, which translates to MADDYKHGGKSRRRILQSLGGAVGTASLAGCMGSLSGGGDSDGTTELRFWTSNVENDRKKVIKDLLKSFDSNSKSKVTMNAVKEDDLPTRISSARASGTLPTVADFGLSPMQKLGSSDLLSTKVADEVIANVGKDRFYQGALDLTKAPDGGHYAVPMYGWVEGMWYRKSVWEENGLKEPTTWDALLNAAKTLHKPDDNQYGIVIGTKKTAFARQCFTPFARSNDARVFDKNGKIVFDSKEMVEALDFYGKLAQYTPPGKDTWKTANNTYLNEQSHLIEYSTFIMGDVVEKGTKMVKDTNFAPYVENKRKSSFGQIVGLNHFTAASDEALKYGKELSSFLMEKDQYIKWLHMAPGGMNPVLKDVASSKAFKQNETLSAWGSTVEDVSAAFENIERFGYVDGKSFPKLGNITNKYLIAEAISRVTDGEDAKTVATEQAEKMRQAIKE; encoded by the coding sequence ATGGCAGATGATTACAAACACGGTGGAAAGTCACGGCGGAGGATTCTACAATCGTTAGGTGGTGCGGTCGGCACGGCGTCACTTGCTGGCTGTATGGGTAGCCTCAGTGGCGGCGGCGATAGTGATGGGACGACCGAACTCAGATTTTGGACGAGCAATGTCGAAAACGACCGGAAGAAGGTTATCAAGGACCTCCTCAAATCATTCGATTCGAATAGTAAGAGCAAGGTCACAATGAATGCAGTCAAGGAAGACGACCTTCCAACGCGAATTTCTTCGGCACGTGCATCGGGGACGCTGCCGACGGTCGCTGACTTTGGCCTCTCACCGATGCAGAAACTCGGGAGCAGCGACCTCCTCTCGACGAAAGTCGCCGACGAGGTCATTGCCAACGTGGGTAAGGACAGATTCTACCAGGGTGCGCTTGACCTCACGAAAGCACCCGACGGTGGCCACTACGCGGTTCCTATGTATGGATGGGTCGAAGGGATGTGGTATCGAAAGAGCGTCTGGGAAGAGAACGGACTGAAGGAGCCCACGACGTGGGATGCACTGTTGAACGCCGCGAAGACGCTTCATAAACCCGACGACAACCAATACGGTATCGTCATCGGAACGAAGAAGACGGCATTCGCTCGACAGTGTTTCACGCCGTTCGCTCGTTCGAACGATGCACGCGTTTTCGACAAGAACGGAAAAATCGTCTTCGACAGCAAAGAGATGGTTGAAGCGCTTGACTTCTACGGCAAGCTCGCGCAGTACACGCCGCCGGGGAAGGACACGTGGAAGACCGCGAACAACACGTATCTGAACGAACAATCCCACCTCATCGAATATTCGACGTTCATCATGGGTGACGTGGTCGAAAAGGGAACGAAGATGGTCAAGGATACCAACTTCGCCCCGTACGTCGAAAACAAACGTAAGAGCTCGTTCGGGCAAATCGTTGGCCTTAATCACTTCACGGCGGCCTCCGACGAGGCATTGAAATACGGGAAGGAGCTCTCCTCGTTCTTGATGGAAAAAGACCAGTACATCAAATGGCTCCACATGGCACCGGGCGGCATGAACCCCGTCTTGAAGGATGTCGCCAGCAGCAAGGCGTTCAAACAGAACGAAACGCTGAGTGCATGGGGCTCGACCGTCGAGGACGTGTCGGCCGCCTTCGAGAACATCGAACGGTTCGGTTACGTTGACGGGAAATCGTTCCCGAAACTCGGCAACATTACCAACAAGTATCTCATCGCGGAAGCCATTTCGCGTGTCACCGACGGTGAAGACGCGAAAACGGTTGCGACGGAACAAGCCGAAAAGATGCGGCAAGCAATCAAAGAGTAA
- a CDS encoding carbohydrate ABC transporter permease, protein MSLANRAGLSLDGDYTIEQKEAVLGYLLIAPALLLVAGVIVYPVLYNIYLSFTEVPLSPSQAPVWVGLQHYQTLVSSSEFWAALKTTVIFTFFSDLLATIGGLGVAILFNRKFRGRRLVRGLMLLPYVAPLIAVAYVWQLLLDPLYGVVPFLLSDVLGLYSGNLDLLNNAKSALWTVIAFDAWRYFPFAFLMIIARLQAIPSDMYEAAKIDGAGRIAQFKDITLAELKYVLATVFLLRWIWNFNKFADIWLLTRKVNTLSLYAYQTAFANYKQGQAAAIAMVLFVALMGFVLVYVSWILEW, encoded by the coding sequence ATGAGTTTGGCAAATCGAGCAGGATTGTCGTTGGATGGCGACTATACCATCGAACAGAAGGAAGCCGTTCTTGGCTATCTCCTCATCGCTCCAGCGTTGCTGTTGGTCGCGGGCGTCATCGTCTATCCCGTCCTGTACAACATTTATCTGAGCTTCACCGAAGTTCCGTTGTCCCCCTCGCAAGCACCCGTTTGGGTTGGACTGCAACATTATCAGACGTTGGTGTCGAGTAGCGAGTTCTGGGCGGCACTGAAAACGACCGTCATCTTCACCTTCTTTAGCGATTTGCTGGCGACCATCGGCGGTCTTGGCGTCGCAATCCTGTTCAATCGGAAGTTCCGAGGACGACGGCTCGTTCGTGGTCTCATGCTTCTGCCGTACGTTGCACCCCTTATCGCGGTCGCCTACGTCTGGCAGTTGCTTCTCGACCCTCTGTATGGAGTCGTTCCATTCCTATTGAGCGACGTCCTCGGTCTTTACAGCGGCAATCTTGACTTGCTCAACAACGCGAAAAGCGCCCTGTGGACGGTCATCGCATTCGATGCGTGGCGGTATTTCCCGTTTGCGTTCCTCATGATAATCGCTCGATTACAAGCGATTCCAAGCGATATGTACGAGGCCGCTAAAATCGATGGCGCGGGGCGAATCGCCCAATTCAAGGACATTACACTGGCCGAACTCAAATACGTTCTCGCGACTGTCTTCCTTCTTAGGTGGATCTGGAATTTCAATAAGTTCGCAGACATCTGGCTCCTCACTCGGAAGGTGAACACGCTGTCCCTGTACGCCTATCAAACGGCATTCGCCAACTACAAACAGGGGCAAGCAGCTGCCATCGCGATGGTGCTGTTTGTCGCGCTTATGGGATTCGTCCTTGTGTACGTTAGTTGGATTCTGGAGTGGTAA
- a CDS encoding carbohydrate ABC transporter permease produces the protein MVHTILTTVTDSFKTAFGQSRIETSLWERVVFYAAVGLTLVVSLVPFYWMIVTSFMPESAIYSLPPSFVPQELTLKHYRAVFSPETFPFVTYFKNSFIIAVVTGGLSVIVSTFGAYSFARLNYPGRGLFSRGVLLVYMFSGILLVVPLFQIVVWLGLVDSLGSLVITYLVQTLPVSLYMLGNYFRSVPPEIEEAAMMDGYSRLEVIFRITLPLSAPAIVAVFIYTFMIAWNEYLFASIFLQSQANFTLPIGLDALSSGLHQVWGQIMAASLLTSIPIIVMFVYLEKYMVEGLTFGSVEG, from the coding sequence ATGGTTCACACAATCCTCACGACAGTCACTGATAGTTTCAAAACCGCCTTCGGGCAGAGTCGAATCGAAACCAGCCTGTGGGAGCGCGTCGTGTTCTACGCGGCTGTCGGGCTAACACTGGTCGTGTCGCTCGTCCCATTCTACTGGATGATCGTCACGAGTTTCATGCCAGAGAGCGCGATATACTCGCTTCCGCCGTCGTTCGTCCCACAGGAACTGACGCTGAAACATTATCGGGCTGTTTTCAGCCCGGAGACGTTTCCGTTCGTCACGTACTTCAAGAACAGTTTCATCATCGCGGTCGTTACCGGCGGACTGTCGGTCATTGTCTCCACGTTTGGCGCGTACAGCTTCGCTCGACTGAACTATCCCGGACGAGGGCTGTTCTCGCGTGGGGTCCTACTCGTCTACATGTTCTCGGGCATTCTGTTGGTCGTCCCACTGTTCCAAATCGTCGTTTGGTTGGGACTGGTCGACAGTTTGGGCAGTCTCGTTATCACGTACCTCGTCCAGACGCTTCCGGTGTCGCTGTACATGCTCGGGAATTACTTCCGAAGTGTTCCGCCGGAAATTGAAGAGGCAGCAATGATGGATGGCTATTCGCGGCTAGAGGTCATCTTCCGTATTACGCTTCCGCTGTCGGCACCCGCCATCGTCGCAGTGTTCATTTACACGTTCATGATTGCATGGAACGAGTATCTCTTCGCCAGCATCTTCTTACAAAGTCAAGCGAACTTCACGCTCCCGATCGGTCTCGACGCGCTGTCGTCGGGCCTGCACCAGGTATGGGGTCAAATTATGGCCGCATCCCTGCTGACGAGCATCCCCATCATTGTCATGTTCGTCTACCTGGAGAAGTACATGGTCGAGGGGCTCACCTTCGGCTCGGTGGAGGGATAA
- a CDS encoding ABC transporter ATP-binding protein has translation MSSQITDKKTEPAIETEEAGISLTDLEKSYGDVLAVDGLSLDIEPGEFLVLLGPSGCGKSTTLRMIAGLETPTGGRIEIGDDEVTRTLPQKRGLSMVFQSYALYPHKTVGENLEFPLGKMDLSAEETEAKVERTAQLLEIQDLLDKKPGQLSGGQRQRVAVGRTIIREPRAFLMDEPLSNLDAKLRVKTRFEIRELQQELGTTTVYVTHDQEEAMSVADRIAVMNDGELQQVGTPEEIYKKPKNEFVAGFIGNPPMNFFDVGESGRGESPSSSVASVIDATLPTETTTLGVRPEDVHLLETTAVNVANVSRPSASDLTDPLTCDVTVIEPLGNAYELELDRNGETFVARARALPETVSTGGTVEVAFDETELHAFDPGGEAIR, from the coding sequence GTGTCATCTCAAATAACCGATAAAAAGACAGAACCCGCCATTGAAACCGAAGAGGCGGGTATCTCGCTGACCGACTTGGAAAAATCCTATGGCGACGTGTTGGCCGTGGACGGGCTGTCGCTCGACATCGAACCGGGCGAATTTCTCGTCTTGCTTGGCCCGTCGGGATGCGGCAAGTCCACAACATTGCGGATGATCGCAGGACTGGAGACGCCGACGGGTGGCCGAATCGAAATCGGCGACGACGAGGTGACACGGACGTTGCCTCAGAAGCGGGGTCTCTCGATGGTCTTCCAGAGTTACGCGCTCTATCCGCACAAGACGGTCGGCGAAAACCTCGAATTCCCGCTTGGGAAGATGGACCTCTCGGCTGAAGAAACGGAAGCGAAAGTCGAGCGAACCGCGCAACTCCTCGAGATTCAGGATTTGCTCGACAAGAAACCCGGTCAACTGTCCGGTGGCCAGCGCCAGCGTGTGGCTGTCGGACGAACCATCATCCGGGAACCCAGGGCCTTTCTAATGGACGAACCGCTTTCCAACCTGGACGCGAAACTCCGCGTGAAGACGCGCTTCGAGATCCGCGAACTCCAGCAGGAACTCGGGACGACCACCGTGTACGTTACACACGACCAGGAAGAAGCGATGAGCGTCGCCGACCGCATCGCCGTCATGAACGACGGCGAACTCCAACAGGTGGGCACGCCCGAGGAGATATACAAAAAGCCGAAAAACGAGTTCGTCGCGGGATTCATCGGAAATCCTCCAATGAACTTCTTTGACGTCGGTGAGAGTGGTCGTGGTGAATCACCTTCGAGCAGTGTGGCATCGGTTATTGACGCTACACTGCCGACCGAAACGACAACACTCGGTGTTCGGCCCGAGGACGTTCACTTGCTCGAAACGACGGCGGTGAACGTTGCGAACGTGTCGAGACCTAGTGCGTCGGATTTGACCGACCCGCTCACCTGCGATGTCACGGTCATCGAACCGTTGGGCAACGCGTACGAATTGGAACTCGACAGGAACGGCGAAACGTTCGTCGCCCGCGCTCGTGCGCTGCCGGAAACAGTCTCCACTGGGGGGACGGTCGAAGTCGCGTTTGACGAGACCGAACTGCACGCCTTCGACCCGGGTGGGGAGGCGATACGATGA
- a CDS encoding ABC transporter ATP-binding protein → MATLELNDLSKIYDDAQGRETAVDSLDIDIRDGEFLVLVGPSGCGKSTTLRMIAGLETVTNGTITIGDREVQSLSPSEREIAMVFQSYALYTQMTARRNMAYGLKHSTELSKQERHKRVDEIAELLDITELLDDKPDEMSGGQKQRVALGRAIVRDPDVFLLDEPLSNLDAKLRARMRTELQQLQSDLDVTVVYVTHDQTEAMTMADRIAVMNDGELQQVAPPEVAYDHPENEFVATFLGSPSMNTFETTTDVTATELRFRYEGTTLASVPRESVELSQDERVTLGLRPEDVRLFDDSKDGSFAATVTVSEYQGNDNFVHLSVDDRDLMARVPPDTYPDPGETVGVTVSPRDVFLFDSDTGTALKTYGAPDEQTAQTRQSVSEP, encoded by the coding sequence GTGGCGACGCTCGAACTGAACGATCTCTCGAAAATATACGATGATGCACAGGGCCGTGAAACCGCAGTCGATTCACTCGATATCGACATTCGGGACGGTGAATTTCTCGTCCTGGTCGGTCCGTCCGGCTGCGGCAAATCAACGACGCTACGGATGATTGCCGGGCTAGAAACGGTGACTAATGGGACCATCACTATCGGCGACCGCGAAGTACAATCACTCTCGCCGAGCGAGCGGGAAATCGCGATGGTGTTCCAGAGCTACGCGCTCTACACCCAAATGACCGCACGCCGGAACATGGCCTACGGCCTGAAACACTCGACGGAACTGTCCAAACAGGAGCGCCACAAAAGAGTGGACGAGATAGCAGAACTGCTCGACATTACCGAGTTGCTGGACGACAAACCCGACGAGATGAGCGGCGGGCAGAAACAACGGGTCGCCCTTGGCCGTGCGATCGTTCGCGACCCCGACGTATTCCTGTTGGACGAACCGCTCAGCAACTTGGATGCAAAACTGCGAGCGCGAATGCGAACCGAACTGCAACAACTGCAGAGCGACCTCGACGTGACAGTCGTGTACGTCACCCACGATCAGACGGAGGCGATGACCATGGCCGACCGTATCGCCGTCATGAACGACGGCGAACTCCAGCAAGTTGCGCCACCCGAAGTGGCATACGACCACCCCGAAAACGAGTTCGTCGCAACATTCCTTGGCAGTCCGTCGATGAATACGTTCGAGACGACGACCGACGTGACCGCAACCGAATTGCGGTTCCGATACGAGGGGACGACACTCGCGTCTGTCCCACGCGAATCCGTCGAGTTGTCCCAAGACGAACGAGTGACACTCGGACTTCGCCCGGAAGACGTTCGACTGTTCGACGACTCCAAGGATGGGAGCTTTGCTGCGACGGTTACCGTTTCGGAATATCAGGGGAACGATAACTTTGTCCACCTCTCCGTGGATGACCGAGACCTCATGGCCCGCGTTCCGCCGGACACGTATCCCGACCCCGGAGAAACGGTCGGTGTAACCGTTTCGCCACGAGACGTATTCCTCTTTGACTCCGACACTGGCACGGCCCTGAAAACGTACGGGGCCCCCGATGAACAGACTGCACAGACACGACAATCAGTCTCCGAACCCTGA